In a single window of the Bacteroidia bacterium genome:
- the nusG gene encoding transcription termination/antitermination factor NusG, whose amino-acid sequence MAEKQQQAAVKKWYVIRAISGKEKKVKQYLEVEINRNGLKDFVSQILIPTEKIIQIRNGKKTSKERPFYGGYILIEAALVGEVPHVIRNTSGVLGFLGETKGGEPVPMRTTEINRILGKVDELAESEETLVNHFVVGENVKVINGPFNSFSGVIEEINEEKKKLKVMVKIFGRKQPLELGFMEVEKE is encoded by the coding sequence ATGGCGGAGAAACAACAGCAGGCAGCCGTAAAGAAGTGGTACGTGATACGTGCTATTTCCGGTAAGGAGAAAAAGGTGAAGCAGTACCTGGAAGTGGAAATTAACAGGAACGGGCTTAAGGATTTCGTTTCCCAGATCCTGATCCCTACTGAAAAGATCATTCAGATCAGAAACGGAAAGAAAACCAGCAAGGAGCGTCCCTTCTACGGTGGCTATATCCTCATTGAAGCAGCTTTGGTAGGTGAGGTGCCGCACGTGATCAGAAACACCTCTGGCGTGTTAGGCTTTCTGGGCGAAACCAAAGGGGGCGAACCGGTTCCGATGAGAACAACAGAGATTAACCGCATTCTGGGAAAGGTAGATGAGCTGGCAGAATCGGAGGAAACACTGGTGAATCATTTTGTGGTTGGGGAAAACGTGAAAGTGATTAATGGTCCTTTTAATAGTTTCTCCGGAGTGATAGAGGAGATAAATGAAGAAAAAAAGAAACTAAAGGTGATGGTCAAGATCTTTGGCAGAAAACAGCCGCTGGAACTTGGCTTCATGGAGGTAGAAAAAGAGTAA
- a CDS encoding tyrosine-type recombinase/integrase, protein MAGIFDSFASYLKNEKRSSVLTVKAYLDDLLQFRDFTQTTYMTENLAELNHLQVRSWIVFLMDQGINARSVNRKLSALRTYYRFLKREGRLLHDPMKKVQGPKAAKRLPEFVAEEQMDKLLSSLRFTNDFKGWRDRAVLEFFYATGVRRAELIDLKLKDIDLRRRVAKVMGKRSKERLVPLHESLVKTLQSYLEHRAEKITNLSPASVFISEKGNKLNPRAIYSIVNQYLAESTTLSKKSPHVLRHTFATHLLNRGADLNAIKELLGHANLTSTQIYTHNSISELKEIYRKSHPRS, encoded by the coding sequence GTGGCCGGTATATTCGATTCTTTCGCGAGCTATCTGAAAAATGAAAAGCGAAGTTCAGTCCTAACCGTAAAGGCCTATCTGGACGATCTGCTTCAATTTCGCGACTTTACACAGACGACCTACATGACAGAAAACCTTGCGGAATTGAATCACCTGCAAGTACGATCGTGGATTGTTTTTTTAATGGATCAGGGCATCAATGCGAGATCTGTCAACCGGAAATTAAGTGCGCTTCGGACCTATTATCGCTTTCTAAAAAGAGAGGGCCGGCTCCTTCATGATCCTATGAAAAAGGTGCAGGGACCAAAAGCCGCAAAAAGGCTTCCGGAGTTTGTGGCCGAAGAGCAAATGGATAAATTGCTCTCCTCACTTCGGTTCACCAACGATTTTAAAGGATGGCGCGATCGGGCTGTGTTAGAATTCTTCTATGCCACAGGTGTACGAAGAGCAGAACTGATTGACTTAAAATTGAAGGATATTGATCTCCGCCGGCGTGTGGCAAAAGTGATGGGAAAACGATCGAAGGAGCGTTTGGTACCACTGCATGAATCGCTGGTGAAAACACTGCAGAGTTATCTTGAACACAGGGCAGAAAAGATAACGAACCTGTCTCCCGCTTCGGTATTTATCAGCGAGAAGGGAAATAAACTGAATCCTAGAGCAATATACAGTATTGTGAATCAATATCTTGCAGAATCCACGACCCTCTCTAAGAAAAGCCCCCATGTTCTCAGGCATACCTTTGCAACCCATTTGCTCAACAGGGGCGCCGATTTGAATGCCATAAAAGAACTGCTGGGCCATGCTAACCTTACTTCAACACAGATATATACACATAATTCAATTTCAGAATTAAAGGAGATTTACCGAAAGAGTCATCCAAGATCTTGA
- the mqnE gene encoding aminofutalosine synthase MqnE, with translation MEQQLMKSRLTPPWNAIAEKVEKGERISDEEALLLYEKAELSYLGMLATIIRKKKNGDKTYFNRNFHIEPTNICVFDCKFCSYSRLLKQKDGQWEMSADEMMEIVHKYDGQPVTEVHIVGGVHPKMDLNFFADLLRRIRKHRPGLHIKAFTAVELEYMFRKSGKTTEEGLSVLKEAGLDSLPGGGAEIFDAGIREKISGDKCSSETWLGIHETAHRLGIPSNATILYGHIESYSHRIDHLKRLRDLQDKTRGFNTFIPLKFRNKDNQMRQVEEVSIVEDMKNYAVSRVYLDNFQHVKSYWPMIGRQSTQLSLSFGVDDIDGTIDDTTRIYTMAGSEEQTPSMSTEELIALVKQAGREPVERDTLYNVITDYN, from the coding sequence ATGGAACAGCAGTTAATGAAGTCTCGACTGACTCCGCCCTGGAATGCGATAGCAGAAAAAGTGGAGAAAGGAGAACGGATCTCTGATGAAGAGGCCTTGCTGCTTTATGAAAAAGCAGAGTTATCTTATCTCGGAATGCTGGCCACCATTATTCGTAAGAAGAAGAATGGGGATAAAACCTATTTCAACAGAAATTTTCATATCGAACCTACTAACATTTGTGTTTTTGACTGCAAGTTTTGCTCCTACTCACGTTTACTCAAGCAAAAGGATGGACAGTGGGAAATGTCTGCAGACGAGATGATGGAGATCGTGCACAAATACGATGGACAGCCGGTTACGGAAGTGCACATTGTAGGAGGGGTACATCCGAAGATGGATCTGAATTTTTTTGCGGATCTTCTTCGTCGGATTCGCAAACACCGCCCCGGGCTGCATATAAAGGCATTTACAGCCGTTGAGCTTGAGTATATGTTCCGTAAATCCGGAAAAACAACAGAAGAGGGACTCTCTGTGTTAAAGGAAGCCGGACTGGATTCACTTCCGGGCGGAGGAGCGGAAATTTTTGATGCCGGGATCAGGGAAAAAATTTCCGGTGATAAATGCAGCAGTGAAACCTGGCTGGGAATTCATGAAACAGCACATCGGCTGGGTATTCCGTCTAATGCCACCATCCTCTATGGGCATATTGAAAGTTATTCTCATAGAATAGATCATTTAAAACGACTCCGCGATCTGCAGGATAAAACACGAGGGTTTAATACCTTCATCCCACTCAAATTCCGTAACAAAGACAATCAGATGAGGCAGGTAGAGGAGGTTAGCATAGTAGAGGATATGAAGAATTATGCCGTGTCACGAGTCTATCTGGATAATTTTCAACATGTTAAGTCGTACTGGCCAATGATAGGACGCCAAAGCACTCAGCTTTCCCTCTCGTTTGGGGTGGATGACATTGATGGTACTATCGACGACACAACCCGAATATATACCATGGCAGGATCCGAAGAGCAGACACCTTCCATGTCTACAGAAGAATTGATCGCGCTGGTAAAGCAGGCTGGCAGGGAGCCTGTGGAGAGAGACACATTATATAATGTGATCACCGATTACAACTGA
- the rpoB gene encoding DNA-directed RNA polymerase subunit beta: MKKIQRVNFAKTKSLLDYPDFLDIQLKSFRDFFQLETTPENRQNEGLFRVFSENFPISDARNNFVLEFLDYFIDPPRYTIDECLERGLTYSVPLKAKLKLYCTDPEHEDFETIVQDVYLGTIPYMTPKGTFVINGAERVVVSQLHRSPGVFFGQSRHANGTKLYSARVIPFKGSWIEFATDINQVMYAYIDRKKKLPVTTLLRAIGFESDKQILEIFGLADEVKVSKAGLKKYVGRILAARVLKSWTEDFVDEDTGEVVSIQRNEVIIERESRLEDQHIDIIVDANVQSIILHKEDVDSNDYAIIYNTLQKDTSNSEKEAVEHIYRLLRNAEPPDEETARGIIDKLFFSDKRYDLGEVGRYRINKKLGLNIPSDVKVLSKDDIIAIIKYLIELYNSKADVDDIDHLSNRRVRTVGEQLYSQFGVGLARMARTIRERMNVRDNEVFTPTDLINAKTLSSVINSFFGTNQLSQFMDQTNPLSEITHKRRLSALGPGGLSRERAGFEVRDVHYTHYGRLCTIETPEGPNIGLISSLCVYAKINKLGFIETPYKTVTGGKVDVDKNVIYLSAEEEDQKIMAQANEAVDDKGNFHNTKVKTRYEGDFPVVEPGKVNYMDVAPNQIASIAASLIPFLEHDDANRALMGSNMQRQAVPLMKPESPIVGTGLEGLVARDSRVLINAEGDGVVEYVDANEIVIRYNRSEEERLLSFDDDVKSYKLVKFRKTNQNTHVNLKPIVKKGEKVKEGQVLCEGYATQSGELALGRNLKVAFMPWKGYNFEDAIVISERVVRDDIFTSIHIDEYVLEVRETKRGMEELTADIPNVSEDATKDLDENGMIRVGAEVKEGDILIGKITPKGETDPSPEEKLLRAIFGDKAGDVKDASLKVPPSIRGVVIDKKLFARAIKDKKAKADEKIILEKLDKEFNETSSDVKDSLVTKLFSLVNGKTCQGVFNNLREEVIPKGTKFTQKLLEKLDYQIINPTKWTTDKDVNDQIKVLLHNFNIKYNDIYGVYKRKKFAATVGDELPAGIVQLAKVYIAKKRKLKVGDKMAGRHGNKGIVARIVRDEDMPFLADGTPVDIVLNPLGVPSRMNLGQIYETVLGWAGQKLGMKFATPIFDGATVDEINKHTDEAGVPRFGQTYLYDGGTGERFDQPATVGIIYMMKLGHMVDDKMHARSIGPYSLITQQPLGGKAQFGGQRFGEMEVWALEAFGAANILQEILTVKSDDVVGRAKAYESIVKGENLPTPGIPESFNVLLHELRGLGLNVNMD, from the coding sequence ATGAAGAAAATCCAGCGAGTTAACTTCGCTAAAACCAAATCACTCCTCGATTATCCGGACTTTTTAGATATCCAGCTTAAGTCGTTCCGCGACTTTTTCCAGCTGGAAACTACTCCTGAAAACCGTCAGAATGAGGGCCTTTTTAGGGTATTCAGTGAAAACTTCCCGATCTCCGATGCACGGAATAACTTCGTTCTGGAGTTTCTGGATTATTTCATTGACCCTCCCAGGTACACCATTGACGAGTGTCTGGAAAGAGGACTTACCTACAGTGTACCCCTCAAAGCAAAACTGAAACTTTACTGTACCGACCCGGAACACGAAGATTTTGAAACCATCGTTCAGGATGTCTACCTTGGAACTATTCCATACATGACTCCAAAGGGAACCTTCGTGATAAATGGAGCGGAGCGTGTAGTGGTTTCCCAGCTTCACCGTTCACCGGGTGTCTTCTTTGGTCAAAGCCGCCACGCAAACGGTACTAAACTCTATTCTGCCAGGGTTATCCCGTTCAAAGGATCATGGATCGAATTTGCAACGGATATTAACCAGGTAATGTATGCTTATATCGACAGGAAAAAGAAACTTCCTGTGACAACCCTGCTCCGTGCCATCGGTTTTGAGAGCGATAAGCAGATCCTGGAGATTTTCGGACTGGCAGATGAAGTAAAGGTTAGCAAGGCAGGACTAAAGAAATATGTCGGACGTATTCTCGCAGCCCGGGTACTGAAATCATGGACCGAGGACTTTGTGGATGAAGATACCGGCGAAGTGGTTTCTATTCAGCGTAATGAGGTAATCATTGAGCGTGAATCACGCCTCGAAGATCAGCACATCGATATCATTGTTGACGCCAACGTTCAGTCTATAATCCTGCACAAGGAAGATGTGGATTCCAATGATTACGCCATCATTTATAATACCCTTCAGAAAGATACTTCAAACAGCGAAAAGGAAGCGGTAGAACATATCTATCGCCTGCTGCGTAACGCAGAACCCCCGGATGAAGAAACTGCTCGCGGAATAATCGACAAACTTTTCTTCTCGGATAAGAGATATGATCTTGGAGAAGTTGGGCGTTACCGGATTAATAAAAAGCTGGGACTGAATATTCCCTCCGATGTGAAAGTGCTGTCAAAGGATGATATTATCGCCATCATCAAGTACCTGATTGAATTGTATAACTCAAAGGCGGATGTGGATGATATTGACCACCTTTCCAATCGCAGGGTGCGTACAGTGGGTGAGCAGCTCTATTCTCAGTTCGGAGTCGGATTGGCACGTATGGCGCGAACCATCCGCGAGCGGATGAACGTCAGAGATAACGAAGTGTTCACCCCAACCGACCTTATTAACGCGAAAACACTGAGCTCTGTGATTAATTCCTTCTTCGGAACGAATCAGCTAAGCCAGTTCATGGATCAGACCAATCCGCTTTCTGAAATCACGCATAAGCGCCGTTTGTCGGCCCTTGGTCCCGGAGGTCTTTCCAGGGAGCGTGCAGGATTCGAAGTGCGCGACGTGCACTATACACACTATGGCCGCTTATGTACCATTGAGACACCGGAAGGACCCAATATCGGACTGATCTCCTCTCTCTGCGTATATGCGAAAATCAACAAACTGGGCTTCATCGAAACTCCATACAAGACCGTAACAGGCGGAAAGGTGGATGTAGATAAGAATGTGATCTACCTCAGTGCGGAGGAAGAAGATCAAAAGATCATGGCGCAGGCCAATGAAGCGGTAGACGACAAAGGGAATTTCCATAACACTAAGGTGAAAACGCGCTATGAAGGTGACTTCCCTGTTGTGGAACCCGGAAAAGTAAACTACATGGATGTTGCACCAAATCAAATCGCATCCATTGCCGCTTCACTCATCCCATTCCTGGAGCACGATGACGCCAACCGCGCACTGATGGGTTCTAATATGCAGCGCCAGGCAGTACCGCTCATGAAGCCGGAGTCGCCTATCGTTGGAACCGGACTCGAAGGCCTCGTGGCGCGCGACTCCCGTGTACTTATTAATGCGGAAGGTGATGGAGTGGTGGAATATGTGGATGCTAACGAAATTGTTATCCGCTATAACCGAAGTGAAGAGGAAAGACTGCTTAGCTTCGACGATGATGTTAAGTCCTATAAACTTGTCAAGTTCCGGAAGACAAACCAGAATACACACGTAAACCTGAAGCCCATCGTGAAGAAAGGGGAGAAGGTGAAAGAGGGTCAGGTTCTTTGTGAAGGCTATGCCACACAGTCCGGAGAGCTCGCACTTGGACGAAATCTTAAAGTGGCATTCATGCCATGGAAGGGATATAATTTCGAGGATGCAATCGTGATCTCGGAGCGGGTGGTAAGAGATGATATCTTCACTTCCATTCACATCGACGAGTATGTGCTTGAAGTACGCGAAACCAAGCGCGGAATGGAGGAACTTACGGCAGATATTCCTAACGTGAGCGAAGATGCAACGAAGGACCTAGACGAGAACGGAATGATCCGCGTGGGAGCGGAAGTGAAGGAAGGAGATATCCTGATTGGAAAAATCACTCCCAAAGGAGAAACCGATCCTTCTCCGGAAGAAAAACTTCTTCGCGCCATTTTCGGCGATAAGGCAGGTGATGTAAAAGATGCGTCCCTGAAAGTACCCCCTTCTATCCGCGGCGTGGTTATCGACAAGAAACTGTTTGCCCGCGCAATTAAGGATAAAAAGGCGAAGGCCGATGAGAAAATCATCCTTGAAAAGCTTGACAAGGAGTTTAATGAGACTTCTTCAGATGTGAAGGATTCACTGGTTACCAAGCTATTCTCGCTCGTTAACGGCAAAACCTGTCAGGGTGTGTTTAATAACCTGAGAGAAGAGGTGATACCGAAAGGAACAAAGTTCACACAAAAGCTGTTGGAGAAATTGGATTACCAGATCATTAATCCAACTAAGTGGACCACGGATAAGGACGTAAATGATCAGATCAAAGTTCTCCTGCATAATTTTAATATCAAGTACAACGACATATACGGTGTATACAAGCGCAAGAAATTTGCGGCCACCGTTGGAGATGAATTGCCTGCCGGTATTGTTCAGCTGGCAAAGGTTTATATCGCCAAAAAACGTAAGCTGAAGGTGGGAGACAAAATGGCTGGTCGTCACGGAAACAAGGGTATTGTGGCCCGGATCGTTCGTGATGAAGATATGCCGTTCCTCGCCGACGGAACTCCGGTGGATATTGTACTTAATCCGCTGGGTGTACCTTCCCGTATGAATCTTGGTCAGATCTATGAAACAGTGCTTGGCTGGGCGGGACAGAAGCTTGGAATGAAATTCGCTACGCCGATCTTCGACGGAGCGACCGTTGATGAGATCAATAAGCATACGGACGAAGCAGGGGTGCCGCGATTCGGACAAACTTACCTCTACGACGGCGGAACCGGTGAGCGTTTCGATCAGCCGGCCACGGTGGGAATTATCTATATGATGAAGTTGGGTCACATGGTGGACGATAAAATGCATGCCCGTTCCATCGGCCCCTACTCACTGATCACACAGCAGCCACTGGGCGGAAAAGCACAGTTCGGCGGACAGCGTTTCGGAGAAATGGAAGTGTGGGCGCTCGAAGCATTCGGTGCGGCTAACATCCTCCAGGAGATTCTCACTGTGAAGTCAGATGATGTGGTGGGAAGGGCTAAGGCGTACGAAAGTATTGTCAAAGGCGAAAACCTCCCGACTCCCGGAATTCCCGAATCGTTCAATGTACTTCTGCATGAATTGAGAGGACTCGGATTGAATGTGAATATGGACTAA
- the tuf gene encoding elongation factor Tu, with protein sequence MAKEQFVRNKPHVNIGTIGHVDHGKTTLTAAITTVLASKGLAEVRDFSSIDNAPEEKERGITINTSHVEYQTDKRHYAHVDCPGHADYVKNMVTGAAQMDGAILVVAATDGPMPQPREHILLARQVGVPKIVVFMNKVDMVDDPELLDLVEMEIRDLLSFYEFDGTKTPIIRGSALGALNKDAKWVPTVEKLMEQVDEWVPVPPRQVDKPFLMPVEDVFSITGRGTVATGRIETGVVNVNEEVELVGMREERVKTVVTGVEMFRKLLDRGEAGDNVGLLLRGIDKKDIWRGMVIAKPGSITPHTEFKAEVYVLKKEEGGRHTPFHNQYRPQFYLRTTDVTGEITLPEGREMVMPGDNVTISVKLIVPVAMDKGLRFAIREGGRTVGAGQVVEIIK encoded by the coding sequence ATGGCAAAAGAACAATTCGTACGTAACAAACCGCACGTTAACATTGGAACGATCGGTCACGTTGACCATGGTAAAACTACTCTTACTGCTGCCATCACAACAGTTCTTGCCTCTAAAGGTCTGGCTGAAGTGAGGGACTTTTCTTCAATTGACAATGCTCCTGAGGAAAAGGAAAGAGGAATTACGATTAATACCTCGCATGTGGAGTACCAGACAGACAAGCGCCACTATGCGCACGTTGACTGTCCTGGTCACGCGGATTATGTAAAGAACATGGTAACAGGTGCTGCTCAGATGGATGGTGCGATTCTGGTGGTCGCCGCTACGGACGGCCCTATGCCCCAGCCCCGCGAACACATCCTGTTGGCGCGTCAGGTGGGTGTTCCCAAGATTGTGGTGTTTATGAATAAAGTGGATATGGTGGATGATCCTGAACTTCTGGATCTGGTGGAGATGGAGATTCGTGATCTTCTGAGTTTCTACGAATTTGACGGAACAAAAACGCCTATCATCCGGGGTTCTGCACTCGGAGCACTCAATAAGGATGCAAAATGGGTTCCCACTGTTGAAAAGCTTATGGAGCAGGTGGACGAGTGGGTTCCGGTTCCACCACGTCAGGTAGACAAGCCTTTCCTGATGCCGGTGGAAGATGTGTTCTCCATCACAGGTCGCGGTACAGTAGCTACCGGCCGAATTGAAACAGGTGTGGTGAATGTGAATGAGGAAGTTGAACTTGTTGGAATGCGCGAAGAGCGTGTAAAAACAGTTGTTACCGGTGTGGAAATGTTCCGCAAACTCCTTGATCGTGGAGAAGCCGGCGACAATGTGGGTTTGCTCCTTCGGGGTATTGATAAAAAGGATATTTGGAGAGGAATGGTAATTGCAAAGCCGGGAAGCATCACTCCGCATACTGAATTCAAGGCGGAGGTTTACGTGCTGAAGAAAGAAGAGGGCGGCCGTCATACGCCGTTCCACAATCAGTACCGTCCGCAGTTTTATCTGCGTACCACAGACGTAACCGGAGAGATCACCCTTCCCGAGGGACGCGAAATGGTAATGCCCGGCGATAACGTTACAATCAGCGTAAAACTGATCGTACCGGTGGCTATGGACAAAGGACTTCGCTTCGCAATCCGCGAGGGCGGCAGAACTGTTGGTGCAGGCCAGGTAGTTGAGATCATTAAGTAA
- a CDS encoding 50S ribosomal protein L10: MNKEDKNRVIDDLKSQLASNANFYLADTSALSAEKTSALRRMCFDRKIKMIVVKNTLLEKAMEASEGKDYSPLFPALKGNTAVMFSQSGSEPAKLIKEFRQKNDKPVLKGAFVEETVYLGDAQLEFLSAIKSKNELIGDIIGLLQSPAKNVISALSSGKHKLAGVVKTLSERPE, translated from the coding sequence ATGAATAAAGAGGACAAAAACCGGGTGATCGATGATCTGAAGTCGCAGTTGGCGAGCAATGCCAACTTCTACCTCGCCGACACCTCCGCGCTATCCGCTGAAAAAACCAGCGCGCTGCGCAGGATGTGTTTTGACCGTAAAATCAAGATGATAGTGGTGAAAAATACGCTGCTGGAAAAGGCCATGGAAGCCTCCGAAGGCAAGGATTATTCACCGCTGTTCCCCGCTTTGAAAGGAAATACCGCTGTGATGTTCAGTCAGAGCGGAAGTGAGCCTGCAAAGCTGATCAAGGAATTCAGACAAAAGAACGACAAACCTGTTCTTAAAGGGGCGTTTGTTGAGGAAACTGTTTACCTCGGCGATGCGCAACTCGAATTCCTGAGCGCGATCAAATCAAAGAATGAATTGATCGGGGATATCATTGGATTACTGCAGTCACCTGCTAAGAATGTGATCTCCGCCCTGTCTTCAGGGAAGCACAAACTGGCCGGTGTGGTAAAAACTTTATCCGAAAGACCCGAATAA
- the secE gene encoding preprotein translocase subunit SecE — protein sequence MSKIKTYIEETRNELVNKVSWPTWKELQDSAVIVLIASLIIAAVIWVVDLGLKYVLEFIYGFFK from the coding sequence ATGAGTAAGATCAAAACATACATTGAAGAAACCAGAAATGAGCTGGTTAATAAGGTTTCCTGGCCTACCTGGAAGGAACTTCAGGATAGTGCTGTGATCGTACTTATTGCGTCGCTTATCATTGCAGCCGTGATATGGGTTGTAGATCTCGGACTGAAATATGTTCTGGAATTTATTTATGGATTTTTTAAATAG
- a CDS encoding 50S ribosomal protein L1 — protein MTKLSKNRKKALSKFDQGKAYNLSDAAKILKDIVTTKFDSSVDLSVRLGVDPKKANQMVRGTVALPHGLGKSVSVLVLCTPDKEAEAKAAGADFVGLDEYIDKIKGGWTDVDVIITLPSVMGKVGALGKVLGPRGLMPNPKTGTVTMEVGKAVKEKKAGSIDFKVDKQGIIMSSVGKASFDAQKIADNANELLQTIIKLKPSSAKGEYVRSVYMSGTMSPSIQIDVRSLGV, from the coding sequence ATGACAAAGCTTAGCAAAAACAGAAAAAAGGCCCTCTCGAAATTCGATCAGGGTAAGGCGTACAATTTGTCGGATGCGGCGAAAATCCTAAAGGACATTGTAACCACCAAATTCGATTCGTCGGTGGATCTGAGCGTCCGTCTGGGGGTTGATCCCAAGAAGGCGAATCAGATGGTGCGCGGAACCGTGGCGCTTCCTCATGGCCTTGGAAAGTCAGTGTCAGTGCTTGTTCTCTGCACGCCCGACAAAGAAGCGGAAGCGAAAGCAGCCGGAGCTGACTTTGTGGGATTGGATGAGTATATTGATAAGATCAAGGGCGGCTGGACAGATGTGGACGTGATCATCACGCTTCCCAGTGTTATGGGAAAGGTGGGGGCCCTTGGAAAGGTTCTTGGTCCGCGGGGCCTTATGCCAAACCCTAAAACCGGTACGGTAACTATGGAGGTGGGAAAGGCAGTGAAGGAGAAAAAGGCCGGTAGCATCGACTTTAAAGTCGATAAGCAGGGAATTATCATGTCGTCAGTGGGTAAGGCATCATTTGATGCACAAAAGATCGCTGACAATGCCAACGAGCTGTTACAAACCATCATAAAGCTTAAACCGTCTTCCGCCAAGGGTGAATATGTAAGAAGTGTCTATATGTCGGGTACTATGAGCCCCAGCATACAGATTGATGTTCGCTCACTGGGTGTTTAA
- the rplL gene encoding 50S ribosomal protein L7/L12 encodes MADVKSLADQLVNLTVKEVNELAKILKDEYGIEPAAAAVAVAAGGAGGGGAAAAEKTTFDVILKSGGNAKLGVVKIVKDLTGLGLKEAKDLVDGAPKPVKEGVDKATAEQIKTQLTEAGAEVEIK; translated from the coding sequence ATGGCAGACGTAAAATCCCTCGCAGATCAGTTGGTGAACCTTACTGTAAAAGAGGTAAATGAACTCGCAAAAATCCTTAAGGATGAGTATGGCATCGAACCTGCAGCAGCTGCAGTTGCTGTAGCCGCAGGAGGAGCTGGAGGTGGCGGAGCCGCCGCTGCGGAAAAAACCACTTTCGATGTGATTCTTAAGAGTGGAGGTAATGCCAAACTCGGCGTTGTAAAGATCGTGAAGGATCTTACCGGCCTGGGTCTGAAAGAAGCAAAAGATCTTGTTGACGGCGCTCCCAAGCCCGTGAAGGAAGGCGTTGATAAAGCAACTGCCGAGCAGATCAAAACGCAACTTACAGAAGCAGGAGCTGAGGTTGAGATTAAGTAA
- the raiA gene encoding ribosome-associated translation inhibitor RaiA produces MNINIQSVHFDADRKLTAFIEEKVKKLDTFYDQIISADITLKLDKSSTSDNKIAEIRLSIPGNDLFAKRQCKTFEEAVDQAVSALKAQTKRHKEKQRQL; encoded by the coding sequence ATGAATATCAACATTCAGAGTGTACACTTCGATGCAGACCGAAAACTCACTGCATTTATTGAGGAAAAGGTGAAAAAGCTGGATACCTTTTACGATCAGATTATAAGTGCTGACATTACTCTAAAGCTCGATAAATCAAGCACTTCGGATAATAAAATAGCGGAGATCCGGCTCAGTATTCCCGGGAATGATCTTTTCGCCAAGCGACAATGCAAGACCTTTGAGGAGGCAGTGGACCAGGCGGTTTCTGCGTTGAAAGCGCAAACCAAAAGGCACAAAGAGAAGCAAAGGCAACTATAA
- the rplK gene encoding 50S ribosomal protein L11: protein MAKEVSALIKLQIKGGAANPAPPIGPALGAKGVNIMEFCKQFNARTQDQGGKVVPVIITVYTDKSFEFILKKPPVAVSLIEAAKIQKGSAESNRKKVGSVTWDQVKKIAEGKMSDLNCFTIESAMSMVAGTARSLGLNVEGPSPLKK, encoded by the coding sequence ATGGCAAAAGAAGTAAGTGCCCTCATTAAACTGCAGATCAAAGGCGGTGCTGCTAATCCGGCTCCTCCCATTGGTCCTGCACTCGGTGCGAAGGGTGTCAATATTATGGAGTTCTGTAAGCAGTTCAATGCCAGAACCCAGGATCAGGGCGGTAAAGTTGTTCCGGTGATCATTACGGTTTACACCGATAAGTCATTCGAGTTCATTCTGAAAAAGCCCCCGGTGGCCGTGTCGCTTATTGAGGCGGCCAAGATCCAGAAAGGATCTGCGGAATCTAACCGTAAAAAGGTGGGAAGCGTTACCTGGGATCAGGTTAAAAAGATCGCTGAAGGAAAAATGTCGGACCTTAATTGCTTTACCATTGAGTCTGCAATGAGTATGGTGGCGGGAACCGCGCGTAGTCTAGGACTCAACGTAGAAGGCCCTTCTCCGCTGAAAAAGTAA